One part of the Arabidopsis thaliana chromosome 4, partial sequence genome encodes these proteins:
- a CDS encoding Tetratricopeptide repeat (TPR)-like superfamily protein (Tetratricopeptide repeat (TPR)-like superfamily protein; CONTAINS InterPro DOMAIN/s: Pentatricopeptide repeat (InterPro:IPR002885); BEST Arabidopsis thaliana protein match is: Tetratricopeptide repeat (TPR)-like superfamily protein (TAIR:AT1G16480.1); Has 48464 Blast hits to 12375 proteins in 167 species: Archae - 0; Bacteria - 4; Metazoa - 37; Fungi - 15; Plants - 47999; Viruses - 0; Other Eukaryotes - 409 (source: NCBI BLink).) yields MLLVMVRSSTISPKSLRLYCSGHIIDSLRHSISRWNSPSGYCSNYYFSKRKHKRHFTSSVLSPVTPIVHNLFDELPERENRTMESSFMFLRDVLRSFMMRTETETPRSVHCFALKCGLLQDLATSSKLLTFYGRTGELVSSSCLFDELKEKDVIVWNSMITALNQNGRYIAAVGLFIEMIHKGNEFDSTTLLLAASALSSLHLSRKCSMLHCLAIETGLVGDSSLCNALMNLYAKGENLSSAECVFTHMEHRDIVSWNTIMTKCLANGHPRKSLQYFKSMTGSGQEADTVTFSCVISACSSIEELTLGESLHGLVIKSGYSPEAHVSVGNSIISMYSKCGDTEAAETVFEELVCRDVISSNAILNGFAANGMFEEAFGILNQMQSVDKIQPDIATVVSITSICGDLSFSREGRAVHGYTVRMEMQSRALEVINSVIDMYGKCGLTTQAELLFKTTTHRDLVSWNSMISAFSQNGFTHKAKNLFKEVVSEYSCSKFSLSTVLAILTSCDSSDSLIFGKSVHCWLQKLGFGDNMLSANSVINMYIGCRDLTSAFLRLETMSETRDLTSWNSVISGCASSGHHLESLRAFQAMSREGKIRHDLITLLGTISASGNLGLVLQGRCFHGLAIKSLRELDTQLQNTLITMYGRCKDIESAVKVFGLISDPNLCSWNCVISALSQNKAGREVFQLFRNLKLEPNEITFVGLLSASTQLGSTSYGMQAHCHLIRRGFQANPFVSAALVDMYSSCGMLETGMKVFRNSGVNSISAWNSVISAHGFHGMGEKAMELFKELSSNSEMEPNKSSFISLLSACSHSGFIDEGLSYYKQMEEKFGVKPVTEHRVWIVDMLGRAGKLREAYEFITGIGEPQKAGVWGALLSACNYHGDTKLGKEVAEVLFEMEPDNASYYISLANTYVGLGGWEEAVRLRKMVEDNALKKLPGYSVIDVRCLDTVS; encoded by the coding sequence ATGTTGTTGGTGATGGTAAGAAGTTCTACGATTTCCCCGAAAAGCCTGAGACTTTATTGTTCCGGTCACATAATCGACTCTCTTAGGCATTCAATTTCTCGCTGGAATTCTCCTTCCGGCTATTGTTCTAATTATTACTTCAGTAAGAGAAAACATAAGCGACACTTCACGTCCTCTGTTTTGTCTCCGGTTACTCCTATTGTCCATAACCTGTTCGACGAATTGCCTGAGAGAGAGAATAGGACTATGGAGTCGAGCTTTATGTTCTTACGAGATGTACTTAGATCCTTTATGATGAGAACAGAGACAGAGACTCCGAGGAGTGTCCATTGTTTCGCTCTGAAGTGTGGTTTACTCCAAGATTTAGCTACATCTTCGAAGCTTCTGACGTTTTACGGTAGAACCGGGGAGTTAGTATCTTCTTCGTGTCTGTTTGATgaattgaaagagaaagatgtgATTGTTTGGAACAGTATGATCACTGCTTTGAATCAAAATGGTCGTTACATTGCAGCTGTTGGATTGTTTATTGAGATGATTCATAAAGGAAATGAGTTTGATTCAACCACGCTTTTACTTGCAGCTTCTGCGTTATCTAGTCTACATCTTTCGAGAAAATGTTCAATGCTTCATTGTTTAGCAATAGAGACTGGTTTGGTTGGGGATTCTAGTTTGTGCAATGCATTGATGAATCTATATGCAAAAGGCGAGAACTTGAGCTCCGCAGAGTGTGTGTTCACGCATATGGAGCATCGAGACATTGTTTCTTGGAACACGATCATGACTAAATGTCTTGCAAATGGTCATCCCAGGAAATCGTTGCAATATTTCAAGTCGATGACTGGTTCAGGACAAGAAGCTGATACTGTGACTTTTTCATGCGTTATCTCAGCTTGCTCTTCTATTGAAGAACTTACTTTGGGTGAATCACTCCACGGGTTGGTTATAAAATCAGGTTATAGTCCAGAAGCTCATGTCTCTGTGGGCAACTCGATCATTTCGATGTACTCAAAATGCGGGGACACGGAGGCTGCGGAAACTGTGTTTGAAGAATTAGTGTGCAGGGATGTTATTTCTTCGAACGCAATCCTTAATGGGTTTGCTGCAAATGGAATGTTTGAAGAAGCATTTGGTATTTTGAACCAAATGCAATCGGTGGATAAGATTCAGCCTGATATCGCCACTGTGGTTTCAATAACTTCCATATGTGGTGATTTAAGTTTTTCACGAGAGGGAAGAGCAGTTCATGGTTATACGGTTCGCATGGAGATGCAATCCAGAGCATTAGAGGTAATAAACAGCGTTATTGATATGTATGGTAAATGTGGCTTAACAACTCAGGCTGAGTTGTTGTTCAAGACAACAACACATCGAGACTTGGTTTCGTGGAACTCGATGATATCTGCTTTCTCGCAAAACGGCTTTACGCACAAAGCTAAGAATCTGTTCAAGGAAGTTGTCAGTGAGTATTCTTGTTCAAAGTTTAGCTTGTCAACTGTCTTGGCAATTCTTACGTCTTGTGATTCCTCTGACTCTCTCATCTTTGGCAAATCAGTCCACTGTTGGCTGCAAAAGCTAGGGTTTGGGGATAATATGCTTTCAGCTAATTCAGTTATAAACATGTACATCGGTTGCAGGGACCTAACTTCAGCATTCCTGCGGTTAGAGACGATGTCCGAAACAAGAGATCTCACATCTTGGAACTCTGTAATCTCTGGCTGCGCATCAAGTGGTCACCATTTAGAATCATTGAGAGCGTTTCAAGCAATGAGTCGTGAAGGGAAAATTCGTCATGACTTGATTACTCTCCTGGGTACTATTTCAGCTAGTGGAAACCTCGGACTGGTCTTACAAGGAAGGTGCTTTCATGGTCTAGCTATTAAAAGTCTAAGAGAACTTGACACCCAACTGCAGAATACATTGATCACCATGTATGGTAGATGTAAAGACATTGAGAGTGCAGTGAAGGTTTTTGGCTTAATCTCTGACCCTAACTTGTGTTCTTGGAACTGTGTGATATCAGCTTTGTCTCAGAACAAAGCTGGACGAGAAGTGTTTCAACTCTTCAGAAACCTCAAGTTAGAGCCAAACGAGATCACATTTGTTGGTCTTCTGTCTGCGTCGACTCAGCTTGGGTCAACGAGCTATGGTATGCAGGCACATTGTCATCTCATTCGTCGTGGGTTTCAAGCTAACCCTTTTGTCAGTGCAGCACTTGTGGACATGTACAGTAGCTGCGGGATGCTAGAAACTGGCATGAAGGTGTTTAGAAACTCGGGGGTGAATTCAATTTCTGCTTGGAACTCCGTTATCTCTGCACATGGATTCCATGGAATGGGAGAGAAGGCAATGGAGCTATTCAAGGAACTGAGTAGTAACTCAGAGATGGAACCAAACAAGAGCAGTTTCATAAGCCTGTTGTCAGCTTGCAGCCACTCTGGGTTTATTGATGAAGGTCTAAGTTATTACAAGCAAATGGAGGAAAAATTTGGGGTTAAACCAGTTACTGAGCATCGGGTTTGGATTGTTGACATGCTTGGCCGGGCAGGGAAACTGAGAGAAGCTTATGAGTTCATCACAGGGATTGGTGAGCCACAAAAAGCAGGTGTATGGGGAGCGTTGTTGAGCGCTTGCAACTATCATGGGGATACAAAGTTGGGAAAAGAAGTTGCAgaagttttgtttgaaatgGAACCAGACAATGCATCTTATTACATCTCGTTGGCAAATACTTATGTTGGATTGGGAGGTTGGGAAGAAGCTGTAAGACTACGGAAGATGGTGGAGGATAATGCCTTGAAAAAGCTTCCTGGTTACAGTGTTATTGACGTTAGGTGTTTAGATACTGTTTCTTGA